In Helianthus annuus cultivar XRQ/B chromosome 9, HanXRQr2.0-SUNRISE, whole genome shotgun sequence, the following are encoded in one genomic region:
- the LOC110878970 gene encoding ATP synthase subunit beta, mitochondrial, which translates to MASRRLLSSLIRRVKPPSITKSHHHNPPIQCPRFRPSPAGFLINHAAKARFATAAVAQASPASSKETGKVTDEYSGKGSVGEVCQVIGAVVDVIFEEGLPPIMTALEVMDNPTRLVLEVAQHLGGKAVRTIAMDGTEGLVRGQKVLNTGSPILVPVGRPTLGRIINVIGEAIDHRGELKTDHYLPIHREAPAFVEQATEQQILVTGIKVVDLLAPYQRGGKIGLFGGAGVGKTVLIMELINNIAKAHGGFSVFAGVGERTREGNDLYREMIESGVIKLGDQQSESKCALVYGQMNEPPGARARVGLTGLTVAEHFRDAEGQDVLLFIDNIFRFTQANSEVSALLGRIPSAVGYQPTLATDLGGLQERITTTKKGSITSVQAIYVPADDLTDPAPATTFAHLDATTVLSRQISELGIYPAVDPLDSTSRMLSPRILGEEHYKTARGVQEVLQKYKNLQDIIAILGMDELSEDDKMTVSRARKIQRFLSQPFHVAEVFTGAPGKYVDIKESVASFQGVLDGKYDDLPEQSFYMVGGIDEVIAKAEKIAKENA; encoded by the exons ATGGCTTCCCGGAGGCTTCTATCCTCCCTTATCCGCCGTGTTAAACCACCATCAATCACCAAATcccaccaccacaacccaccaATCCAATGTCCACGTTTTCGTCCTTCACCAGCCGGTTTTTTAATAAACCATGCAGCCAAGGCACGATTTGCCACGGCTGCTGTGGCTCAGGCATCTCCGGCGTCTTCCAAGGAAACCGGGAAGGTTACGGATGAGTATTCGGGTAAGGGTTCTGTGGGAGAGGTCTGCCAGGTGATCGGTGCAGTGGTGGATGTAATATTTGAAGAAGGGTTGCCGCCCATTATGACCGCGTTGGAGGTGATGGATAACCCGACTCGCCTTGTGCTTGAGGTGGCTCAGCATTTGGGAGGGAAGGCGGTGCGGACGATCGCTATGGATGGGACTGAAGGGCTTGTTAGAGGCCAAAAAGTTCTCAACACCGGCTCACCGATCCTT GTTCCTGTTGGCAGACCAACACTTGGTCGTATTATAAATGTAATTGGAGAGGCTATTGATCATAGGGGTGAATTAA AAACGGACCACTATCTTCCGATTCATCGTGAAGCTCCAGCTTTTGTTGAACAGGCAACTGAACAGCAGATCTTAGTCACCGGAATCAAA GTTGTGGATCTACTTGCTCCCTATCAAAGAGGTGGTAAGATCGGCTTGTTTGGTGGCGCAGGTGTCGGGAAGACAGTGCTTATTATGGAACTCATTAACAACATTGCAAAGGCCCATG GTGGTTTCTCTGTGTTTGCTGGGGTTGGTGAGCGGACTCGCGAAGGAAATGATTTGTACCGAGAAATGATTGAAAGTGGTGTGATAAAGCTCGGGGACCAGCAATCTGAGAGCAAGTGTGCACTTGTGTATGGTCAAATGAATGAGCCTCCTGGTGCTCGTGCTCGTGTTGGGCTCACGGGACTCACTGTTGCTGAGCACTTCCGCGATGCTGAAGGCCAGGATGTGCTTCTGTTTATCGACAACATTTTCCGCTTCACTCAGGCCAACTCTGAGGTGTCTGCTTTGTTGGGGCGCATTCCGTCTGCTGTGGGTTACCAACCGACATTAGCAACGGATCTTGGAGGTCTTCAGGAACGTATTACCACAACTAAGAAAGGTTCCATTACATCTGTGCAAGCCATCTATGTGCCCGCAGATGACTTGACGGATCCTGCTCCCGCAACTACTTTCGCTCATTTGGATGCCACCACCGTGCTTTCTCGACAG ATTTCCGAGCTTGGAATCTATCCGGCTGTTGATCCATTGGATTCAACATCTAGAATGCTTTCTCCTCGCATTCTCGGTGAGGAGCATTATAAAACTGCTCGCGGCGTGCAAGAAGTTCTCCAGAAGTACAAAAATCTTCAGGATATTATTGCTATTTTGGGAATGGACGAGCTTAGTGAAGACGACAAGATGACTGTTTCACGTGCTCGTAAGATCCAACGTTTCTTGAGCCAACCCTTCCATGTTGCTGAAGTGTTCACAGGCGCTCCTGGGAAGTATGTAGATATAAAAGAAAGCGTCGCGAGCTTCCAG GGTGTTCTTGATGGAAAGTACGATGATCTCCCGGAACAATCTTTCTATATGGTTGGTGGAATCGATGAGGTGATTGCTAAGGCTGAGAAGATCGCCAAGGAGAACGCTTAG